One window from the genome of Spirosoma rhododendri encodes:
- a CDS encoding cupin domain-containing protein gives MMTAIGDLLTTSPAVLPEELVDDLLRGQSFRVERIVSRGHASPDDFWYDQDEAEWVLVVQGEARLRLETDAEPIELKAGSYINLPAHARHRVEWTHPDVDTIWLAIFYTV, from the coding sequence ATGATGACAGCTATAGGCGATTTGCTGACAACTAGTCCGGCTGTATTGCCGGAGGAACTGGTTGATGATCTGCTCCGGGGGCAGTCGTTTCGCGTCGAGCGGATTGTATCGCGGGGGCACGCGTCGCCGGACGATTTCTGGTACGATCAGGACGAAGCCGAGTGGGTGCTGGTGGTACAGGGGGAAGCCCGGCTACGACTCGAAACCGACGCTGAGCCAATTGAGCTGAAGGCAGGTAGCTACATCAACCTGCCCGCCCACGCCCGGCACCGCGTCGAGTGGACGCACCCGGACGTAGACACGATCTGGCTGGCGATTTTTTACACGGTGTGA
- a CDS encoding ferritin-like domain-containing protein has product MNIQGIIADLASTDPELYDRLEHVSRRSMFSMIGRKAAQLAAPVVAMSAVSRAYGQALPQPIVDVLNFALTLEYLEAEYYNVGMDSAGLLTGTARTVYGQIQKHENAHVKLLKDALGSAAVAKPAFDFTAKGMFPSPFSNYGVYLTLSQAFEDTGVRAYKGQAPVLMPSDPILTTALRIHSVEAKHAARVRMLRGVKPWVTGNTSPGVPSAIYAGDESTVHLEISSIVPGVPLENSTQAWDEPLSKEDVLKIVAPFIVAT; this is encoded by the coding sequence ATGAACATTCAAGGAATTATTGCTGACTTAGCCAGTACAGACCCCGAACTTTACGACCGACTGGAACACGTGTCGCGCCGGAGTATGTTTTCCATGATCGGTCGCAAAGCTGCCCAGTTGGCCGCGCCCGTCGTGGCAATGTCGGCCGTGAGCCGGGCCTATGGGCAGGCCCTCCCACAACCCATCGTCGACGTGCTTAATTTCGCCCTGACACTGGAATACCTCGAAGCGGAATACTATAATGTCGGCATGGACTCGGCGGGGCTGCTGACGGGTACCGCCCGGACGGTGTACGGCCAGATTCAGAAGCACGAAAACGCCCACGTAAAACTCCTGAAGGATGCACTGGGCAGCGCAGCTGTTGCCAAACCGGCCTTCGATTTTACAGCTAAAGGCATGTTTCCCAGCCCATTCAGCAACTACGGTGTGTACCTGACGCTGTCGCAGGCCTTTGAAGACACTGGTGTACGGGCCTACAAAGGGCAGGCTCCGGTACTGATGCCAAGCGACCCCATTCTGACCACCGCCCTGCGAATTCACTCGGTCGAAGCCAAGCACGCGGCACGCGTACGGATGCTGCGGGGGGTCAAACCCTGGGTAACGGGCAACACCAGTCCGGGCGTCCCATCGGCCATTTACGCGGGCGACGAATCGACCGTTCACCTGGAAATATCCTCGATCGTGCCGGGCGTTCCACTGGAAAATTCGACGCAGGCGTGGGATGAGCCGCTCAGCAAGGAAGACGTTCTCAAGATCGTCGCGCCGTTCATTGTCGCTACCTAG
- a CDS encoding aspartate aminotransferase family protein, with the protein MQVLTQRQLFFEHVAQTSDFPLALEIDRAEGVYIYSTAGPDGSQQRYMDLISGIGVSNVGHRHPEVLDAIKTQLDKYLHLMVYGEYVQTPQTQLAHALAGTLPPSLNTVYFTNSGTEAVEGAMKLAKRYTGRTELVSCVNAYHGATQGALSLSGDEHFKRSFRPLLPATRHIRFDNWDDLDQITTATAGVVMEVVGGEAGVRVPDPAYLQAVRERCTEVGALLIFDEIQTGFGRTGTFWAFQGVGQDGVGVVPDVLLCAKGMGGGMPIGAFISSADIMRVLRTNPILGHITTFGGHPVSCAASLATLRVIQQEKLYEQAEAKGQLFRQLLVHPAIRAVRGKGLMLAVEFDSFDVLKPIIDRAIKLGVITDWFLFCDNSMRIAPPLIITESQIRDACTVILQAIEEVV; encoded by the coding sequence ATGCAGGTACTCACGCAGCGGCAGTTATTTTTCGAACACGTAGCACAGACCTCCGATTTTCCACTGGCGTTGGAAATCGACCGGGCCGAGGGCGTTTATATTTATTCGACGGCCGGCCCAGACGGTAGCCAACAGCGGTATATGGACCTGATTTCGGGCATCGGCGTCAGCAACGTCGGCCACCGCCACCCGGAGGTGCTCGACGCCATTAAAACCCAGCTCGACAAGTACCTGCACCTGATGGTGTATGGCGAATACGTACAGACGCCCCAGACCCAACTGGCCCACGCGCTGGCCGGTACGCTGCCGCCGTCGCTCAACACGGTTTACTTCACCAACTCTGGTACCGAAGCGGTTGAAGGGGCGATGAAGCTGGCGAAGCGCTACACCGGCCGTACCGAACTGGTCAGCTGCGTCAACGCCTACCACGGTGCCACGCAGGGTGCCCTCTCCCTCTCCGGCGACGAGCACTTCAAGCGCAGCTTCCGGCCATTGCTGCCCGCGACGCGCCATATTCGTTTCGATAATTGGGACGACTTGGATCAGATTACGACAGCCACAGCCGGGGTTGTGATGGAAGTAGTTGGGGGCGAAGCGGGCGTGCGCGTTCCCGACCCGGCTTACCTGCAAGCCGTCCGCGAGCGATGTACCGAAGTTGGTGCGCTATTGATCTTCGATGAAATTCAAACGGGTTTTGGCCGGACGGGTACATTCTGGGCCTTTCAGGGCGTCGGTCAGGATGGCGTCGGCGTTGTGCCGGATGTACTGCTTTGCGCGAAAGGTATGGGTGGCGGTATGCCGATTGGTGCCTTTATCAGCTCAGCCGACATCATGCGTGTTCTCCGCACCAACCCGATTCTGGGCCACATCACCACCTTTGGCGGGCACCCCGTTTCGTGCGCGGCTTCGCTGGCGACGCTGCGGGTGATTCAGCAGGAAAAACTCTACGAACAAGCCGAAGCCAAGGGGCAGCTATTCCGGCAGTTGCTGGTTCACCCGGCCATCCGCGCCGTCCGGGGCAAAGGGCTGATGCTGGCCGTCGAATTCGACTCCTTCGACGTTCTCAAACCCATCATCGACCGGGCCATCAAACTCGGCGTCATCACCGACTGGTTTCTGTTCTGCGATAATTCAATGCGCATTGCCCCCCCGCTCATCATCACCGAATCCCAGATCCGCGACGCCTGCACCGTGATTTTGCAGGCGATTGAGGAGG